In Parasphingorhabdus halotolerans, a single window of DNA contains:
- the coaE gene encoding dephospho-CoA kinase (Dephospho-CoA kinase (CoaE) performs the final step in coenzyme A biosynthesis.) produces MNKPLIIGLTGSIGMGKSTVAQMFVDEGVPLFDADAAVHILQGPGGVLVDEIEALFPGTTGAQGVDRQKLGARVLGDPEALKRLETLIHPAVGVMRMKFFEDHRNEPLVLFDIPLLFEKSGAVGVDHIVVVSATKEDQEARVLARPGMTVKKFEKIKGLQMPDAEKRKKADSVIDTSMTLDETRQQVQNLVQKLKASLA; encoded by the coding sequence ATGAACAAACCGCTGATTATTGGTCTCACAGGCTCCATCGGGATGGGAAAATCTACCGTTGCCCAAATGTTTGTTGATGAAGGCGTGCCGCTATTTGATGCTGATGCTGCGGTGCATATTTTGCAAGGACCAGGAGGCGTGCTGGTTGATGAGATTGAAGCTCTGTTTCCGGGAACAACGGGAGCGCAGGGTGTGGACCGGCAAAAACTCGGAGCGCGGGTTTTGGGTGATCCTGAAGCCCTGAAGCGTTTGGAAACGCTAATTCATCCCGCCGTCGGTGTCATGCGTATGAAGTTTTTCGAGGACCATCGAAATGAACCATTAGTCCTCTTTGATATACCGCTTTTATTCGAAAAATCAGGCGCTGTGGGCGTTGACCATATCGTAGTCGTCTCGGCTACAAAAGAAGACCAAGAGGCTCGCGTTTTGGCGCGACCGGGAATGACGGTGAAAAAATTTGAGAAGATCAAAGGCCTGCAGATGCCCGACGCGGAAAAGCGCAAAAAGGCAGATTCGGTGATTGATACGTCGATGACTTTGGATGAAACACGACAGCAGGTGCAAAATCTTGTGCAAAAATTGAAAGCAAGCCTTGCGTAA
- a CDS encoding shikimate dehydrogenase family protein has translation MSNALPYAEVIGDPIAQSKSPIIHKFWLEKLDINADYRACHITSDGLKDYIANRRGDKNWRGCNVTMPHKQMVMDHVADPGKVRHSIGAMNTIARDEQNALFGTNTDAGGFFAPIADMELAGQDVIVIGAGGAARAVLFALSKIHVGLVTVVNRNALKASVLLAHFGLKGQALEHGATLPHAKLLVNASALGMAGQDELNIDLSMLLDDAVVYDLVYSPLDTRLLKAAKKRNLETVDGLAMLIGQAALAFEIFFGKAPPLEHDDELRKLLLV, from the coding sequence ATGAGCAATGCATTGCCCTATGCTGAGGTTATTGGCGACCCGATTGCACAAAGCAAATCCCCGATTATCCATAAATTTTGGCTGGAAAAACTGGATATTAATGCAGATTATCGCGCTTGTCATATAACATCAGATGGCCTGAAAGATTATATTGCGAACCGCCGGGGCGACAAAAACTGGCGGGGTTGCAACGTGACTATGCCCCATAAGCAAATGGTGATGGATCATGTCGCCGATCCGGGGAAGGTTCGCCACTCAATAGGTGCGATGAACACGATTGCCCGTGACGAGCAAAATGCACTTTTCGGCACCAATACCGATGCCGGTGGGTTTTTTGCTCCGATCGCAGATATGGAACTGGCTGGTCAAGATGTTATTGTGATTGGTGCAGGAGGCGCAGCGCGCGCCGTACTGTTTGCACTATCCAAAATACACGTGGGGCTCGTGACCGTCGTCAACCGCAACGCGTTGAAAGCATCAGTTCTTCTCGCGCATTTTGGACTTAAAGGACAAGCGCTAGAGCATGGCGCAACGCTTCCCCATGCCAAGCTGCTAGTCAATGCCAGCGCGCTTGGCATGGCAGGACAAGATGAGCTGAATATTGATCTGAGTATGCTGCTGGATGATGCCGTTGTGTATGATCTGGTCTATTCACCGCTCGATACCCGTCTTTTAAAAGCGGCAAAAAAGCGTAATCTAGAAACGGTTGATGGCTTGGCGATGTTGATTGGCCAAGCGGCTTTGGCCTTTGAAATATTTTTTGGCAAAGCACCGCCGCTCGAGCATGATGACGAGCTCCGAAAGTTGCTGCTGGTATGA
- a CDS encoding Maf family protein, producing the protein MLVLASKSKARSAMLKAAGITFEALAPNVDEEALKEGLLAEGISARNLADALAEAKSVKLSRRLGPALVLGADQVLAMEDGQMLGKPADKDDAKAHLRLLSGKKHILFSAAVISDQGSPVWRHVDVATLTMRALSDAFIDEYVEMEWSNIQYCVGCYKIEGRGAQLFSDLSGSQFTIMGLPLLHLLDFLRIRGVLPS; encoded by the coding sequence ATGCTGGTTCTCGCGTCCAAAAGCAAAGCGCGGAGTGCCATGCTGAAAGCAGCAGGTATTACCTTTGAGGCGCTTGCGCCCAATGTCGACGAGGAAGCGCTCAAAGAGGGTCTACTCGCAGAAGGTATTAGCGCCCGCAATCTTGCTGACGCACTGGCAGAAGCAAAATCCGTTAAATTGTCGCGCCGGCTTGGACCCGCCCTGGTTTTGGGTGCGGATCAGGTCTTGGCAATGGAAGATGGCCAAATGCTCGGCAAACCGGCAGATAAGGACGACGCGAAAGCACATTTGCGGCTTCTCTCCGGGAAGAAGCATATATTATTCAGCGCTGCGGTCATTTCTGATCAAGGCTCTCCGGTCTGGCGGCATGTCGATGTTGCAACGCTCACGATGCGGGCTCTAAGTGATGCGTTTATAGATGAATATGTCGAGATGGAATGGAGCAATATCCAATATTGCGTGGGATGCTATAAAATCGAGGGTCGGGGCGCGCAGCTATTTTCTGATTTAAGTGGCAGCCAGTTTACGATTATGGGCTTACCGCTGCTTCATTTGCTAGACTTTTTGCGGATTCGAGGAGTGCTGCCTTCATGA
- a CDS encoding pyruvate, water dikinase regulatory protein, which yields MNRLHLHMLSDSTGETLENIAKAALAQFDGVEIIKHFWPMVRSETHLNRILSEVADNPGLVIFTLVNRDIRQRLERECRHLGLPTVAALDTVTDALSNMLGQEAKARPGRQHILDAAYFERVEAIQFTIAHDDGIGWENWEEADIVLAGVSRTSKTPTSIYLANRGYKTANMPIVPESPPPDALFHLKNPLVVGLITGASRLVQVRRNRLLSLNQAPETDYVDEGAVKRETQYARRMFADNGWPVIDVTRRSIEESAAAIINFYNERHLGAQAAVDQGESG from the coding sequence ATGAATCGTCTTCATCTTCACATGCTATCAGACTCCACCGGCGAGACGCTCGAAAATATTGCCAAAGCCGCGCTCGCGCAATTTGATGGTGTCGAGATAATCAAGCATTTCTGGCCAATGGTACGTTCGGAAACGCATTTGAACCGGATATTGAGCGAAGTCGCCGATAACCCGGGGCTGGTTATTTTTACACTGGTCAACCGCGATATCCGCCAGCGGCTGGAACGGGAATGCCGCCACTTGGGGCTACCAACAGTAGCAGCACTTGATACCGTCACCGATGCGCTTTCCAATATGTTGGGCCAGGAAGCCAAAGCTAGGCCGGGTCGCCAGCACATATTGGACGCCGCTTATTTTGAAAGGGTGGAGGCGATCCAGTTCACCATTGCGCATGATGACGGCATTGGTTGGGAAAATTGGGAAGAAGCTGACATTGTTCTGGCCGGGGTTTCCAGAACATCAAAAACGCCAACGTCGATCTATCTGGCTAACCGCGGTTATAAAACGGCAAACATGCCTATCGTACCGGAATCGCCACCGCCGGACGCGTTATTTCATCTCAAGAACCCCTTGGTGGTTGGGTTGATAACCGGAGCAAGTCGGTTGGTACAGGTCCGCAGAAACCGTTTATTATCGCTCAATCAGGCACCGGAAACGGACTATGTTGATGAAGGGGCAGTGAAACGCGAAACTCAATATGCACGGCGGATGTTTGCTGACAACGGCTGGCCGGTTATAGATGTTACCCGGCGGTCGATTGAAGAATCGGCTGCTGCCATCATAAATTTCTATAATGAGCGGCATCTGGGTGCGCAGGCCGCAGTTGATCAAGGCGAGAGCGGATGA
- the hemE gene encoding uroporphyrinogen decarboxylase produces MPDNYDSQKLLLQTLRGKKSDQTPVWLMRQAGRYLPEYRELRTQKGGFLELCYDAEAAAEVTIQPIKRFGFDGAILFSDILIVPHAMGQKLWFEAGEGPRLAPRLVDAALSSLEAAPEHFEAIYATVRRVASELDDKTTFMGFAGSPWTVATYMTHGQGSKDQSVTRRYAYQDELAFSELIDAIIDNTVEYLLGQIEAGVDALQLFDSWAGSLSPAQFQKWVIAPNAEIIARLKAVHPDLPIIGFPKGAGAKLIAYANETGASALGLDETVDPVWADKNLPKDLPVQGNLDPLALIVGGEALEKSTAHILKTFAERPHVFNLGHGILPDTPIEHVEKLLTLVRQ; encoded by the coding sequence ATGCCTGACAATTACGATTCCCAAAAACTATTGCTCCAGACATTGCGCGGCAAGAAATCCGATCAGACACCGGTGTGGTTGATGCGGCAAGCCGGTCGGTATCTCCCAGAATATCGGGAGTTACGCACCCAAAAGGGAGGGTTTCTTGAACTCTGCTATGATGCGGAGGCAGCTGCAGAAGTGACAATTCAGCCGATCAAGCGATTTGGATTTGACGGGGCTATCTTGTTTTCGGATATTTTAATCGTGCCACACGCGATGGGCCAGAAACTATGGTTCGAGGCAGGAGAAGGACCGCGCTTGGCACCAAGGCTCGTCGATGCGGCGTTGTCGTCTCTGGAGGCCGCTCCAGAGCATTTTGAGGCTATTTATGCAACCGTGCGCAGGGTTGCTTCGGAGCTTGATGATAAAACCACCTTCATGGGCTTTGCCGGTAGCCCGTGGACGGTCGCAACTTATATGACACATGGACAGGGTAGCAAAGACCAGAGCGTTACGCGGCGCTATGCTTATCAGGATGAATTAGCTTTTTCGGAACTCATTGATGCGATCATCGATAACACTGTGGAATATTTGCTCGGCCAGATTGAAGCGGGCGTTGATGCTTTGCAGTTGTTCGACAGCTGGGCGGGGTCATTGTCACCGGCGCAATTTCAAAAATGGGTTATTGCACCCAATGCGGAAATTATTGCGCGGTTAAAGGCTGTCCATCCCGATCTTCCGATCATCGGATTTCCAAAAGGTGCTGGTGCAAAACTCATCGCCTATGCAAACGAAACTGGAGCAAGCGCGCTTGGCCTCGATGAAACGGTTGATCCCGTTTGGGCTGATAAAAATCTCCCGAAAGACCTACCGGTTCAGGGCAATCTTGATCCTTTGGCGTTGATTGTAGGAGGCGAAGCGCTGGAAAAATCCACTGCGCATATTCTCAAGACTTTCGCAGAACGCCCCCATGTTTTTAATCTCGGTCACGGCATTTTACCGGACACACCCATTGAACATGTAGAAAAGCTGCTTACACTTGTCAGACAATGA
- a CDS encoding CopD family protein, which translates to MNEILSMLYLWLKAAHLIFVIFWMAGLFMLPRFFVYHQESAVGSQEDAKWIEREGKLRKIILNPSLVIVWVVGLLLAYNIDAFSQGWFHAKLLFVLALSGYHGWMIGYSRKLASGERTMSDKGLRLVNEVPGITAAIIVILVIVKPF; encoded by the coding sequence ATGAATGAGATCCTCTCCATGCTCTATCTCTGGTTAAAAGCGGCGCATCTGATCTTTGTCATTTTCTGGATGGCGGGGTTGTTCATGCTGCCGCGTTTCTTTGTCTATCATCAGGAAAGTGCTGTTGGTTCGCAGGAGGACGCGAAATGGATCGAGCGCGAAGGCAAGCTGCGCAAGATCATTCTCAATCCATCGCTGGTTATTGTTTGGGTGGTAGGATTGTTGCTCGCCTATAATATTGACGCTTTTAGCCAAGGCTGGTTCCACGCCAAATTACTCTTTGTATTGGCGTTATCCGGCTATCACGGCTGGATGATCGGCTATTCCAGAAAACTTGCTAGCGGAGAGCGGACCATGTCGGATAAAGGTTTGCGACTGGTCAATGAAGTGCCGGGGATTACCGCAGCGATCATTGTGATTTTGGTTATCGTGAAGCCTTTTTGA
- the rho gene encoding transcription termination factor Rho, with amino-acid sequence MHLKELKEKTPAGLVSMAEEIGVEGASTLRKQDLMFAILKELAEEGELIMGIGTIEVLPDGFGFLRSPEANYLAGPDDIYVSPNQVRKFGLRTGDTVEGEIRAPKDGERYFALTKLTKINFDDPDAVRHRVNFDNLTPLYPDEKLTLDCHDPTEKDKSARVIDIISPQGKGQRALIVAPPRTGKTVLLQNIAKAITDNHPEVYLLVLLIDERPEEVTDMQRSVKGEVISSTFDEPATRHVQVAEMVIEKAKRLVEHKHDVVILLDSITRLGRAYNTVVPSSGKVLTGGVDANALQRPKRFFGAARNIEEGGSLSIIATALIDTGSRMDEVIFEEFKGTGNSEIVLDRKVSDKRIFPALDVGKSGTRKEELLVEDEKLKKMWVLRRILMQMGTIDAMEFLLDKMKDSKSNDDFFDSMNQ; translated from the coding sequence ATGCATCTTAAAGAATTAAAAGAAAAAACCCCGGCTGGACTCGTGTCTATGGCCGAAGAAATTGGTGTCGAGGGCGCGTCCACCCTGCGTAAACAGGATTTGATGTTTGCGATCCTGAAGGAGCTAGCCGAAGAAGGCGAGCTCATAATGGGGATCGGCACAATAGAAGTATTACCTGATGGTTTTGGGTTTCTGCGTTCGCCAGAAGCCAATTATCTTGCTGGCCCGGATGATATTTACGTTTCTCCTAACCAGGTTCGCAAATTTGGTTTGCGTACGGGTGACACGGTTGAAGGCGAAATTCGGGCGCCTAAAGACGGTGAACGCTATTTTGCGCTGACCAAGCTGACCAAAATCAATTTTGATGATCCCGATGCCGTTCGCCATCGGGTGAATTTTGATAATTTGACTCCGCTCTATCCCGATGAAAAATTGACGCTGGATTGTCATGATCCAACAGAAAAAGACAAGTCCGCACGGGTCATTGATATTATTTCACCGCAGGGCAAAGGCCAGCGCGCACTTATCGTTGCGCCGCCTCGGACAGGTAAAACTGTCCTTCTGCAGAATATTGCCAAGGCCATCACAGACAACCATCCGGAAGTTTATCTTCTCGTGCTATTGATCGACGAACGCCCGGAAGAAGTGACCGATATGCAGCGTTCTGTGAAAGGCGAAGTGATCAGCTCGACCTTTGATGAACCGGCTACCCGCCACGTACAAGTTGCCGAAATGGTGATAGAAAAAGCAAAGCGTCTGGTTGAGCACAAACATGATGTTGTAATCCTGCTCGATTCCATAACGCGTCTGGGTCGTGCGTATAACACCGTGGTTCCAAGTTCGGGCAAGGTGCTTACCGGCGGGGTTGATGCCAACGCGCTACAGCGTCCAAAGCGTTTCTTTGGTGCTGCGCGTAACATCGAGGAAGGCGGAAGCCTCTCAATCATTGCAACCGCGCTGATTGATACCGGCAGCCGGATGGACGAGGTTATCTTTGAGGAATTCAAAGGCACCGGCAACTCTGAAATCGTGCTTGATCGCAAAGTCTCCGACAAACGTATCTTCCCGGCGCTTGATGTCGGTAAATCCGGTACGCGGAAAGAGGAATTGCTGGTCGAGGACGAGAAGCTCAAGAAAATGTGGGTGCTTCGCCGTATTCTTATGCAAATGGGTACGATCGACGCGATGGAATTCCTGCTTGACAAGATGAAGGATTCCAAATCCAATGACGATTTCTTCGACAGCATGAACCAGTAA
- a CDS encoding TerC family protein: protein MIDIFSFLAAATPGLGSLSDIWAAIVHDFQNIGTPAAMAAFGQVILIDLVFAADNAIVVGALAGGLPPEQRRKVILIGIGAALVLRILFALIVVQLLQIVGLVLAGGLLLLWVAWNFYREIFHSGESAGSPEIEGDEHSGIKPTKTFWGAVWAVTAADVSMSLDNVLGVAGAAREHPGILVVGLLLSVALMGLAANVIAKYIERYKWIAYLGLAVIVYVAGKMIYTGWVGDNQTIGVMSFFG from the coding sequence ATGATTGATATTTTCTCGTTTCTTGCGGCCGCCACTCCCGGACTCGGCTCTTTGTCGGATATCTGGGCGGCTATCGTCCATGATTTTCAGAATATCGGAACACCAGCGGCGATGGCGGCGTTCGGACAGGTAATCTTGATCGATCTCGTGTTTGCGGCTGACAATGCTATTGTCGTGGGCGCGCTGGCAGGTGGTTTGCCTCCGGAGCAACGCCGGAAAGTCATTCTGATCGGTATCGGTGCTGCGCTGGTTTTGCGGATTTTATTCGCATTGATTGTGGTGCAATTGCTGCAAATTGTCGGGTTGGTCCTTGCTGGCGGCTTGTTGCTCCTGTGGGTAGCATGGAATTTTTATCGCGAGATATTTCACAGTGGCGAATCTGCTGGTTCTCCTGAAATTGAGGGCGATGAACATAGCGGCATAAAGCCAACCAAGACCTTCTGGGGCGCGGTTTGGGCTGTCACTGCCGCCGATGTCTCGATGAGCCTCGACAACGTGCTTGGCGTGGCTGGAGCCGCGCGTGAGCATCCCGGAATATTGGTGGTCGGATTGTTGTTATCTGTTGCGCTGATGGGCCTAGCTGCCAATGTAATCGCGAAATATATCGAACGCTACAAATGGATCGCCTATCTCGGTCTTGCTGTGATCGTCTATGTCGCTGGCAAAATGATTTATACCGGCTGGGTTGGTGATAACCAGACAATCGGAGTGATGTCGTTTTTTGGGTAA
- a CDS encoding nuclear transport factor 2 family protein translates to MASKSESGLSEQLADDAVFHSPVVHTPQAGKPIVMAYLSAADVVLGNDSFRYVREIVDESANMAMLEFELDLDGIHVNGVDIIQWNSAGKIQDFKVMVRPLKAINKVWDEMGKMLEKMKG, encoded by the coding sequence ATGGCGAGCAAAAGCGAGTCAGGCCTCAGTGAACAGCTTGCGGACGACGCGGTGTTCCACTCGCCCGTCGTGCACACCCCGCAAGCCGGAAAGCCTATCGTCATGGCTTATCTCTCTGCCGCTGATGTGGTTCTGGGCAATGACAGCTTCCGCTATGTCCGCGAAATTGTTGATGAAAGCGCCAATATGGCAATGCTGGAATTTGAGCTCGATCTGGACGGCATCCATGTCAACGGCGTCGATATTATCCAATGGAATAGCGCCGGTAAAATTCAGGATTTCAAAGTGATGGTGCGCCCCTTGAAGGCGATCAACAAAGTGTGGGATGAAATGGGCAAGATGCTGGAAAAGATGAAGGGTTAG
- a CDS encoding dienelactone hydrolase family protein, whose amino-acid sequence MGSMENINTLSGEAEFPCHVAKPGSGNAKAAIIVIQEIFGVNKGIKAKCDRWASLGYLAVAPDLFWRVNDGTDLDADVEAEFQQALDLMGQFDQDQGIRDIEATIHYAQNAIGNHNVGCVGYCLGGRLAFMTACRTDIRASVGYYGVGIDGLLGEKHAIAHEVMLHIPTADGFVPADAQAAMHSGLDDHPKVTLHDYEGLDHGFAAEFGERRDDAAATLADQRTEAFFKEHLA is encoded by the coding sequence ATGGGAAGCATGGAAAATATCAATACGCTCAGCGGCGAGGCAGAATTTCCCTGTCATGTAGCGAAGCCCGGTAGCGGGAATGCCAAAGCGGCTATAATCGTGATTCAGGAAATTTTCGGTGTCAATAAAGGAATCAAGGCCAAATGTGACCGTTGGGCAAGTCTAGGCTATTTGGCTGTTGCTCCTGACCTGTTCTGGCGAGTTAACGACGGCACTGATCTGGATGCTGATGTGGAGGCCGAATTTCAACAAGCACTCGATCTGATGGGACAATTTGATCAGGATCAGGGCATTCGCGATATTGAAGCGACGATTCATTACGCGCAGAACGCCATTGGTAATCATAATGTTGGTTGCGTCGGTTATTGCCTCGGTGGCCGCCTCGCCTTCATGACGGCCTGCCGGACTGATATCCGGGCATCCGTTGGGTATTACGGCGTTGGCATTGATGGCTTGCTCGGTGAAAAACATGCGATTGCGCATGAAGTCATGCTCCATATTCCGACCGCCGACGGCTTTGTGCCTGCCGATGCGCAAGCAGCAATGCATAGTGGGCTGGATGATCATCCCAAGGTTACATTGCATGATTATGAAGGGCTCGACCATGGTTTTGCGGCAGAATTTGGTGAGCGCCGGGATGATGCGGCAGCAACACTCGCGGATCAGAGAACAGAAGCATTTTTCAAGGAACATCTAGCGTGA
- a CDS encoding DUF6489 family protein, producing MMKVTVELDCTPEEARTLIGLPDVAKLNETYVKELSKFLQGANSVEQLQNFTKIIAPMGEAGVKMFSSFLTGAMGGGSSRSKSSTKKKD from the coding sequence ATGATGAAAGTTACCGTTGAACTCGATTGTACACCGGAAGAAGCGCGCACTTTGATTGGACTGCCGGACGTGGCGAAACTTAATGAAACTTATGTGAAGGAATTGTCCAAATTCCTTCAAGGCGCCAACTCTGTCGAACAACTCCAGAATTTCACCAAGATTATTGCGCCTATGGGTGAGGCGGGCGTGAAAATGTTTTCGTCTTTCCTGACCGGAGCCATGGGCGGCGGCTCTAGCCGCAGCAAGTCTTCAACGAAGAAAAAGGATTAG
- the mnmE gene encoding tRNA uridine-5-carboxymethylaminomethyl(34) synthesis GTPase MnmE, whose product MDSAAETIFALSSGQPPAAIGIIRISGDRAFDGLARLIGSLPEPRKPSLRRLTDPVTDEPLDQALVIAFPGPNSASGEDLAEIHCHGGRAVVRAIESALDDMDGLRRAEPGEFTRRAFTNGRMDLAEAEGLSDLLFAETEMQRRAAVKMAGGALSRQIEGWQSEVLRLSAMVEAELDFSDEDDVTEGHSDTIQLGAANVAAELATLLCRPRAEKLREGVRIVLGGPPNSGKSTLLNALVEREAAIVSEIAGTTRDVIEVPIAIGGIPFLFIDTAGVRDQGVEEIERIGINRARQQFDLADIILWLGPEGDGPAHRNVIEIGARSDHPDYQPKSDSIISVSPVTGEGMTTLVDMLVREAKDILPAGDEVSVNNRQAGHLMGAQSYLENIADHSDFLIIAEQLRLVRSALDAITGRASTEDMLDALFGKFCIGK is encoded by the coding sequence ATGGATTCAGCGGCTGAAACCATTTTCGCTCTGTCGAGTGGCCAGCCGCCAGCGGCTATCGGAATTATCCGGATAAGCGGCGACCGAGCATTTGACGGCCTGGCTAGACTAATAGGGTCTTTGCCAGAGCCGCGAAAACCAAGTCTACGGAGGTTGACGGACCCTGTAACCGATGAACCGCTTGATCAGGCATTGGTGATTGCTTTCCCCGGTCCCAATAGCGCGAGCGGTGAGGATCTTGCCGAGATTCATTGCCATGGGGGCAGGGCGGTTGTTCGGGCAATCGAGAGCGCTCTGGACGACATGGATGGATTGCGTCGGGCTGAGCCGGGAGAGTTTACCCGCCGGGCCTTTACCAACGGCCGTATGGATTTGGCAGAAGCGGAGGGCCTATCCGATCTATTATTCGCAGAAACGGAGATGCAGCGGCGGGCAGCGGTAAAGATGGCTGGTGGTGCCTTGTCGCGACAAATTGAGGGGTGGCAATCAGAGGTACTGCGGTTATCAGCGATGGTGGAAGCAGAGCTGGATTTTTCCGACGAGGACGACGTGACGGAAGGACATAGCGACACGATCCAGCTAGGTGCCGCAAACGTAGCTGCAGAATTGGCAACGCTTCTTTGCCGACCGCGTGCTGAAAAACTGAGGGAAGGTGTGCGGATCGTTCTCGGCGGTCCACCCAATAGCGGAAAATCAACGCTGCTCAATGCACTGGTCGAGCGTGAAGCCGCGATTGTATCGGAGATTGCCGGGACCACGCGCGATGTAATTGAAGTGCCGATTGCAATTGGCGGGATACCTTTCCTGTTCATTGATACCGCCGGGGTTCGAGATCAGGGAGTGGAAGAAATTGAGCGTATCGGCATAAATCGCGCCCGTCAGCAATTTGATCTGGCTGATATCATTCTTTGGCTGGGGCCAGAAGGAGATGGCCCTGCACACAGAAACGTTATTGAGATAGGTGCCCGGTCCGATCATCCTGATTATCAGCCGAAGAGCGATTCTATAATCTCCGTGTCACCGGTGACGGGTGAAGGTATGACGACGCTGGTGGATATGTTGGTGCGCGAAGCAAAGGATATTCTGCCGGCAGGCGACGAGGTCAGTGTTAACAATCGCCAGGCCGGCCATTTGATGGGTGCACAAAGCTATCTCGAAAATATCGCTGACCACTCCGATTTCCTGATCATCGCCGAACAGCTACGCCTAGTGCGCAGCGCTTTGGATGCGATTACCGGGCGAGCGAGTACGGAAGACATGCTTGATGCGTTGTTCGGAAAATTCTGTATCGGCAAATAG